From one Halosimplex rubrum genomic stretch:
- the hemC gene encoding hydroxymethylbilane synthase: MSTTLRLGTRGSDLALRQAATIKERLENRRFDVELVEVETAGDQITDEAIHELGKTGAFVRALDEEVLDGDCDAAVHSMKDMPTEMPEDMVVAGVPERAAPRDVLVTRDGVSLSGLPEGATVGTSSLRRGAQLLAERDDLDVQPLRGNVDTRVQKLLAPPLLAEHERRVVAEADEEIDDMAEYKQLDDGDEDGEADGDGEDADDDSEYDRTVEEWFEDLTELQRRALERDPDVEYDAIVLAEAGLERAGLLHHVEHRQLDPDGFVPAPGQGTLAVTARDGDLAEDLRSVLDHSPTRVEATVERTILGELGGGCVAPVGIYAVLQGSVVRASVRVLDREGEEEVREARELPVQNHAEAAREFAADLADAGAADLIEQARRTADEESGAASASPDTPDEDDGRAAEGGDGGGADDSAGDEK, from the coding sequence ATGAGTACGACGCTGCGGCTGGGGACGCGCGGGTCCGACCTGGCGCTTCGCCAGGCCGCTACCATCAAGGAACGGCTGGAGAACCGCCGCTTCGACGTGGAGCTCGTCGAGGTCGAGACCGCGGGCGACCAGATCACCGACGAGGCGATCCACGAACTCGGGAAGACGGGGGCGTTCGTCCGCGCGCTCGACGAGGAGGTGCTCGACGGCGACTGCGACGCCGCCGTCCACTCGATGAAGGACATGCCCACGGAGATGCCCGAGGACATGGTCGTCGCGGGCGTCCCCGAGCGGGCCGCGCCGCGGGACGTGCTGGTCACCCGCGACGGCGTCTCCCTCTCGGGCCTGCCCGAGGGCGCGACGGTCGGCACCTCCAGCCTCCGCAGAGGCGCGCAGTTGCTCGCCGAACGGGACGACCTGGACGTGCAGCCGCTCCGGGGCAACGTCGACACGCGCGTCCAGAAGCTGCTCGCGCCGCCGCTTTTGGCCGAGCACGAACGGCGCGTCGTCGCCGAGGCCGACGAGGAGATCGACGACATGGCCGAGTACAAACAGCTCGACGACGGCGACGAGGACGGGGAGGCGGACGGAGACGGCGAGGACGCGGACGACGACTCGGAGTACGACCGCACGGTCGAGGAGTGGTTCGAGGACCTGACCGAACTCCAGCGGCGGGCGCTCGAACGGGACCCCGACGTCGAGTACGACGCCATCGTCCTCGCGGAGGCGGGTCTGGAGCGGGCGGGCCTGCTCCACCACGTCGAACACCGCCAGCTCGACCCCGACGGGTTCGTCCCGGCGCCGGGCCAGGGGACGCTCGCGGTGACCGCCCGCGACGGCGACCTCGCCGAGGACCTGCGGAGCGTGCTGGACCACTCGCCCACGCGGGTCGAGGCGACCGTCGAGCGCACGATCCTGGGCGAGCTCGGCGGCGGTTGCGTCGCGCCCGTGGGCATCTACGCCGTCCTTCAGGGCTCGGTCGTCCGCGCGAGCGTCCGCGTGCTCGACCGCGAGGGCGAGGAGGAAGTCCGCGAGGCGCGCGAACTGCCCGTCCAGAACCACGCCGAGGCCGCCCGGGAGTTCGCGGCGGACCTGGCCGACGCCGGCGCCGCCGACCTGATCGAACAGGCGCGACGGACTGCCGACGAGGAGAGCGGCGCCGCCAGCGCCTCGCCGGACACGCCCGACGAGGACGACGGACGCGCCGCCGAGGGGGGCGACGGGGGCGGTGCCGACGACAGCGCGGGTGACGAGAAGTGA
- the nasA gene encoding assimilatory nitrate reductase NasA, with translation MSDWVPTTCMRCAVGCGHLQRGADIGNGIDVVRGDAAHPVNQGLACQRGVRETSDPEGEWLTRPMVRRDGELVSTTWDVALSEALSAFQGIEEYPDGEVAVLGSGQQTNEAAYALGKLARGGFGTRYYDANTTLCMASAVTAYYQAFGSDAPPCSYDDIPEAEAHVVWGANPAAAHPVMFRWIRQAASEDGVELIAVDPVATETADHADAHVAPEPGQDLALARAVLARVVETDRVDESFVAEATEGFDELRAALPDSETAAERAGVSMDDVDRLADAFARDALCYWGMGVNQHVQGTDISRALIDVCLATGNLRPGSGPFSLTGQANSMGTRVCSCKGSWPGQRPFQDPDERAFVADEWGVPVDRLPDDAGPGPVGTFDAFDDEVAVAYTVATNPVAGMPDASAAKAALEDTFLVAQDAFRTETTELADVVLPAATWGESEGTAMNMERAVSRVRAATEAPSGVWTDLRIVSTIGARLFPELFDDPNPDPETLFDEFAGLTAGSIADMSGITYDRLEDLKALRWPAPDAETDAGYRYYDGDDGNRGYVPREGDNGVEPEPDTGEESWSFPTPSGKAGFSTARQEGLPEPVDDDYPLTLTTARESEQYNTGVRSRDVDDLDPVVARINPETVAASDAVDEGAVVVETRRDAVPATVDPDPAVPEGLVWLPIHHPATNRLTVDALDPQSKEPNFKQCAVRLVAPADRVTAAATSPARADD, from the coding sequence GTGAGCGACTGGGTGCCGACGACGTGTATGCGCTGTGCGGTCGGCTGCGGGCACCTCCAGCGAGGGGCCGACATCGGGAACGGGATCGACGTGGTGCGCGGCGACGCGGCCCACCCGGTCAACCAGGGGCTGGCCTGCCAGCGCGGCGTGCGCGAGACCTCCGACCCCGAGGGGGAGTGGCTGACCCGACCGATGGTGCGCCGCGACGGCGAGCTGGTCTCGACGACCTGGGACGTGGCGCTGTCGGAGGCGCTGAGCGCCTTCCAGGGGATCGAGGAGTACCCCGACGGCGAGGTCGCCGTCCTGGGCAGCGGCCAGCAGACCAACGAGGCCGCCTACGCGCTGGGCAAGCTCGCCCGCGGCGGCTTCGGGACCCGCTACTACGACGCCAACACGACGCTGTGTATGGCCAGCGCCGTCACCGCCTACTACCAGGCGTTCGGGAGCGACGCGCCCCCCTGCAGTTACGACGACATCCCGGAGGCCGAGGCCCACGTCGTCTGGGGGGCCAACCCGGCGGCGGCCCACCCCGTCATGTTCCGGTGGATCCGCCAGGCGGCCAGCGAAGACGGCGTCGAGCTGATCGCGGTCGACCCCGTGGCGACCGAGACGGCCGACCACGCCGACGCCCACGTCGCGCCCGAGCCCGGACAGGACCTCGCGCTCGCGCGGGCGGTGCTCGCCCGGGTCGTCGAGACCGACCGCGTCGACGAGTCGTTCGTCGCCGAGGCGACCGAGGGGTTCGACGAGCTGCGGGCGGCGCTCCCCGACAGCGAGACCGCCGCCGAGCGGGCGGGCGTCTCGATGGACGACGTGGACCGTCTGGCGGACGCCTTCGCTCGCGACGCGCTGTGTTACTGGGGGATGGGCGTCAACCAGCACGTCCAGGGGACCGACATCTCGCGGGCGCTGATCGACGTCTGTCTCGCGACGGGCAACCTCCGGCCGGGCAGCGGCCCGTTCTCGCTGACTGGACAGGCCAACTCGATGGGGACCCGTGTCTGCTCGTGCAAGGGGAGCTGGCCGGGTCAGCGCCCGTTTCAGGACCCCGACGAGCGCGCGTTCGTCGCCGACGAGTGGGGCGTGCCCGTCGACCGGCTCCCCGACGACGCCGGCCCCGGTCCGGTCGGGACGTTCGACGCGTTCGACGACGAGGTCGCGGTCGCCTACACCGTCGCGACCAACCCGGTCGCCGGGATGCCCGACGCGAGCGCGGCGAAGGCGGCGCTCGAGGACACGTTCCTCGTCGCCCAGGACGCCTTCCGGACCGAGACCACCGAACTCGCCGACGTGGTGTTGCCGGCGGCGACGTGGGGCGAGTCCGAGGGGACCGCGATGAACATGGAGCGGGCGGTCTCGCGCGTGCGGGCCGCGACCGAAGCGCCCAGCGGCGTCTGGACCGACCTGCGGATCGTCTCGACCATCGGCGCGCGGCTGTTCCCCGAGCTGTTCGACGACCCGAACCCCGACCCGGAGACGCTGTTCGACGAGTTCGCCGGACTGACCGCCGGCAGTATCGCCGACATGTCCGGGATCACCTACGACCGACTCGAGGACCTCAAGGCGCTGCGCTGGCCCGCGCCCGACGCCGAGACGGACGCCGGCTATCGCTACTACGACGGCGACGACGGCAACCGCGGGTACGTTCCCCGCGAGGGCGACAACGGGGTCGAGCCGGAGCCGGACACCGGCGAGGAGTCGTGGTCGTTCCCGACGCCCAGCGGGAAGGCGGGCTTCTCGACGGCCCGTCAGGAGGGACTGCCCGAACCGGTCGACGACGACTACCCGCTGACGCTGACGACCGCCCGCGAGTCCGAGCAGTACAACACGGGCGTCCGATCGCGGGACGTCGACGACCTCGACCCGGTCGTCGCGCGGATCAATCCCGAGACCGTCGCCGCGAGCGACGCCGTCGACGAGGGCGCGGTCGTCGTCGAGACCCGACGCGACGCCGTCCCGGCGACGGTCGACCCCGACCCGGCGGTGCCCGAGGGCCTCGTGTGGCTCCCCATCCACCACCCGGCGACCAACCGCCTCACCGTCGACGCCTTAGACCCCCAGTCGAAGGAACCGAACTTCAAACAGTGCGCCGTCCGGCTCGTCGCGCCCGCCGACCGGGTGACCGCCGCGGCCACCTCGCCCGCGCGCGCCGACGACTGA
- the cobA gene encoding uroporphyrinogen-III C-methyltransferase → MTGTVYLVGSGPGDPDLLTVKARRLLEEADVVLHDKLPGPEILGLIPEAKREDVGKRAGGDRTPQSVTNERLVELAEAGETVVRLKGGDPFVFGRGGEEAAYLADHGVPFEVVPGVTSAIAGPAVAGIPVTHRDHASSVSFVTGHEDPTKDESAVDWGALAATGGTIVVLMGVGKLPDYTAALREAGMDSDTPVALVERATWPDQQVATGTLDTIVDARDEVGISPPAITVIGDVAGERDRLAEFLRGYGGDAPDGEAAGIESNGGIDG, encoded by the coding sequence GTGACCGGCACCGTCTACCTCGTCGGCTCCGGCCCGGGCGACCCCGACCTGCTGACCGTCAAGGCCCGGCGCCTGCTGGAGGAAGCCGACGTAGTGCTGCACGACAAGCTGCCCGGCCCGGAGATCCTGGGGCTGATCCCCGAGGCGAAACGCGAGGACGTGGGCAAACGAGCGGGCGGCGACCGGACGCCCCAGTCGGTCACCAACGAGCGGCTGGTCGAACTCGCCGAGGCGGGCGAGACGGTCGTCCGCCTGAAGGGCGGCGACCCGTTCGTCTTCGGCCGCGGCGGCGAGGAGGCCGCCTACCTCGCCGACCACGGCGTCCCCTTCGAGGTCGTCCCGGGGGTCACCTCCGCCATCGCCGGTCCGGCCGTCGCCGGGATCCCGGTCACCCACCGCGACCACGCCTCCTCGGTGTCGTTCGTCACCGGCCACGAGGACCCGACCAAGGACGAGTCGGCGGTCGACTGGGGGGCCCTCGCTGCGACCGGCGGCACCATCGTCGTCCTGATGGGCGTCGGCAAACTGCCCGACTACACCGCCGCGCTCCGCGAGGCCGGGATGGACTCGGACACCCCGGTCGCGCTGGTCGAGCGGGCGACCTGGCCGGACCAGCAGGTCGCGACGGGCACGCTGGACACCATCGTCGACGCTCGCGACGAGGTCGGGATCTCCCCGCCCGCGATCACCGTGATCGGCGACGTGGCCGGCGAGCGCGACCGACTCGCCGAGTTCCTCCGCGGGTACGGCGGCGACGCGCCCGACGGTGAGGCGGCGGGGATCGAATCGAACGGAGGGATCGACGGGTGA
- a CDS encoding HIT family protein → MSDDCIFCSIVAGEIPSRTVYEGDDVLAFLDANPLAPGHTLVIPKAHHEHVQDMPTDLAGDVFAVMQRLVDPVESAAGADGSTVAFNNGEVAGQEVPHTHGHIVPRFEDDGSRPIHSIFGERPDLDDDELDDIAAAIAESAE, encoded by the coding sequence ATGAGCGACGATTGCATCTTCTGTTCGATCGTGGCCGGGGAGATCCCGAGTCGCACCGTCTACGAGGGCGACGACGTGCTGGCCTTCCTCGACGCGAACCCGCTCGCGCCGGGACACACGCTCGTCATCCCGAAGGCCCATCACGAACACGTCCAGGACATGCCGACCGACCTGGCCGGGGACGTGTTCGCGGTGATGCAGCGGTTGGTCGACCCGGTCGAATCGGCGGCCGGCGCCGACGGCTCGACGGTCGCGTTCAACAACGGCGAGGTCGCGGGCCAGGAGGTCCCCCACACGCACGGCCACATCGTGCCGCGCTTCGAGGACGACGGCAGCCGCCCGATCCACTCCATCTTCGGCGAGCGGCCCGATCTGGACGACGACGAACTCGACGATATCGCGGCGGCCATCGCCGAGAGCGCCGAGTGA
- a CDS encoding AAA family ATPase, translating into MTGTQGSGECYAVVGGVGGAGATRLSVEFAATLARAGRDAAVVDAAFATQGLSAFVPERIEPDVTRVLTDDRPLAEAETRLGLDVPGSVTVAPARTPFERLARAKTSECARRLAERLSAATDRYDAVFVDVPPVGANQAVAAVTAADAVALVVPDAERGSDAVPRTRDRLADVDAAVDTVVANLAGEDRTVEAADAVVPAGETKALSAAPAAVEPIEFAVAVASAVETLTGADLDLPEPEPSSMTDYLPG; encoded by the coding sequence ATGACCGGAACGCAGGGAAGCGGCGAGTGCTACGCGGTGGTCGGGGGCGTCGGCGGCGCGGGCGCGACGCGGTTGTCGGTCGAGTTCGCGGCGACGCTGGCGCGGGCCGGCCGGGACGCGGCGGTCGTCGACGCGGCGTTCGCGACCCAGGGGCTGTCGGCGTTCGTACCCGAGCGGATCGAACCGGACGTGACGCGCGTGCTGACCGACGACCGGCCGCTGGCCGAGGCGGAGACGCGGCTCGGACTCGACGTGCCGGGGTCGGTGACCGTCGCGCCGGCGCGGACGCCGTTCGAGCGCCTCGCGCGCGCGAAGACCAGCGAGTGCGCCCGCCGACTGGCCGAGCGGCTGTCGGCGGCGACCGACCGCTACGACGCCGTCTTCGTGGACGTGCCGCCCGTGGGGGCCAACCAGGCGGTCGCGGCCGTGACCGCCGCCGACGCCGTGGCGCTGGTCGTCCCCGACGCCGAGCGCGGCAGCGACGCCGTCCCCCGAACCCGCGACCGACTGGCGGACGTGGACGCCGCGGTCGACACCGTCGTCGCGAACCTCGCGGGCGAGGACCGGACCGTCGAGGCGGCCGACGCGGTCGTCCCGGCGGGCGAGACGAAGGCGCTCTCCGCGGCACCGGCCGCCGTCGAACCGATCGAGTTCGCCGTCGCCGTCGCGTCGGCGGTCGAGACGCTCACCGGCGCCGACCTCGACCTGCCCGAACCGGAGCCCTCGTCGATGACCGATTATCTGCCCGGGTAG
- a CDS encoding uroporphyrinogen-III synthase has product MSAADRPRVAVFRPPDERLDAAVELLESLGAEAVADPMLTVDPTGAHPRTDADYVVFTSKTGVELVAGERADDGGPDERWEPGEATVCAIGEPTADVLRAHDYDVDRVPAEFSSSGLVEELEAEVGGARVEVARSDHGSAVLLTGLEAAGAYVHETVLYRLERPADAGESAELAAEGRLDGAAFTSSLTVRHFLAAADERGVRDEAIDGLADAVVGVIGDPTAETAADAGVAVDVVPEVADFEALAEAVVAAVDAE; this is encoded by the coding sequence GTGAGCGCCGCGGACCGCCCCCGGGTCGCCGTGTTTCGGCCGCCCGACGAGCGGCTCGACGCGGCCGTGGAACTGCTCGAATCGCTGGGCGCCGAGGCCGTCGCCGACCCGATGCTGACGGTCGACCCGACCGGCGCCCACCCTCGCACCGACGCCGACTACGTGGTGTTCACCAGCAAGACCGGCGTCGAACTGGTCGCGGGCGAACGCGCCGACGACGGGGGACCGGACGAGCGCTGGGAGCCGGGCGAGGCGACCGTCTGCGCCATCGGTGAGCCGACCGCCGACGTGCTCCGGGCGCACGACTACGACGTGGATCGGGTGCCCGCGGAGTTCTCCTCGTCGGGTCTGGTCGAGGAACTCGAAGCCGAGGTGGGCGGCGCCCGCGTCGAGGTGGCCCGCTCGGACCACGGCTCGGCGGTCCTGCTCACCGGGCTCGAAGCCGCCGGCGCGTACGTCCACGAGACCGTCCTCTACCGGCTGGAGCGCCCGGCAGACGCCGGCGAGTCGGCCGAATTGGCTGCCGAGGGCCGGCTGGACGGCGCCGCGTTCACCTCGTCGCTGACGGTCCGGCACTTCCTCGCGGCGGCCGACGAGCGGGGCGTCCGCGACGAGGCGATCGACGGGCTGGCCGACGCGGTCGTGGGCGTCATCGGCGACCCCACCGCCGAGACGGCGGCCGACGCCGGCGTCGCCGTCGACGTGGTCCCCGAAGTCGCCGACTTCGAGGCGCTGGCCGAGGCGGTCGTCGCGGCGGTCGACGCGGAGTGA